CTCCACGTGGGCCAGGCGCCGCATCAATATCTCAGACATCTCGCGCTGAATCTCCGCATGCGCGTCATATTCATGCGCGTGCAGGTCGAAATGGCGGGCGACGAGGCGCCGGTCGATCTCTTCCTTCATGGACGCGGCTCACCTCCATCCATGACTTCCCGCAGCGATATCCCCAACCATGCGCAAAAATCCGCCGGGCGCTCAAGGTGCGGCGCATGTCCCGCCGTCTCCCAGACCGTAAGCGACCCCTGCGGCAAACGCTCCTTTAACGAAGAAGCTGAAACCGCTCGAGCGCCCAGGCCGCCGCTTCCGCCGCGCGGGCGAGATCATCGGGCGAATGGGCCGCCGAGACCGAAAAGCGGAGGCGCGCCGTCCCGTCCGGCACCGTCGGCGGCCGGATGGCGACGGCGAGGATGCCCCGTGCCCGAAGCGCCGCGGAGACGCGGCACGCCTGGCCGGCCGTGCCGACGACGAGCGGGACGATCGGCGTGACAAAGGGCGGCGCGCCGCTTTCGCCGAAGGGGGCGACGATGCGCAAAGCGCCCAGCGCTTCCAGCCGGCCACGAAACCATGCCGCGTTCCCGAGCGCC
This genomic interval from Brockia lithotrophica contains the following:
- a CDS encoding 8-amino-7-oxononanoate synthase — translated: MRIVAPFGESGAPPFVTPIVPLVVGTAGQACRVSAALRARGILAVAIRPPTVPDGTARLRFSVSAAHSPDDLARAAEAAAWALERFQLLR